Proteins encoded in a region of the Flammeovirga yaeyamensis genome:
- a CDS encoding histone deacetylase family protein, whose amino-acid sequence MLKIAYHPCYGHPVEAGHRFPMDKYPLLIEQLLYEGTITEDNIFSPDPVDEKYVLSTHTKEYWEKLKNQTISYREARKIGLPMSDALVKRELIITQGTIECTEFAFQNGVAMNIAGGTHHAYTDHGEGFCLLNDFAVAANYLIQEKGLERILIIDLDVHQGNGTAEIFQDNPKVFTFSMHGKNNYPMHKEKSDLDIPLEDQTTDSTYLSILKKYIDVLFNEIEPQFVFFLSGVDILSSDKLGKLGMSIQGCKERDEIVLKYCHDHNVPVAISMGGGYSPQLHIIIEAHANTFRIANNIYF is encoded by the coding sequence ATGCTTAAAATAGCTTATCATCCATGTTATGGTCATCCGGTAGAAGCAGGACATCGTTTTCCAATGGATAAATACCCGCTTTTAATCGAACAGTTATTGTATGAAGGAACAATTACAGAGGATAATATATTTTCACCCGATCCAGTAGATGAAAAATATGTTTTATCCACCCATACAAAAGAGTATTGGGAAAAATTAAAAAATCAAACGATTAGCTACAGGGAAGCCCGAAAAATTGGTTTACCTATGTCGGATGCATTAGTAAAAAGGGAGCTCATTATTACACAAGGAACTATTGAGTGTACTGAATTTGCTTTTCAGAATGGAGTAGCAATGAACATTGCTGGAGGTACGCATCATGCATATACCGACCACGGTGAGGGATTTTGTTTATTGAATGATTTTGCTGTTGCTGCTAATTATTTAATCCAAGAAAAAGGACTAGAACGTATTCTCATCATAGACCTTGATGTACATCAGGGAAATGGAACGGCAGAAATCTTCCAAGACAATCCTAAAGTTTTTACATTTAGCATGCATGGAAAGAACAATTATCCCATGCATAAAGAAAAATCTGATTTAGACATTCCATTAGAAGATCAAACAACAGATAGTACTTACTTAAGTATACTCAAAAAATATATTGATGTACTTTTTAATGAGATCGAACCTCAATTTGTCTTTTTCTTATCAGGAGTTGATATATTGAGCAGTGATAAATTAGGTAAATTAGGGATGTCAATTCAAGGTTGTAAAGAAAGAGATGAAATTGTTTTAAAATATTGTCATGATCATAATGTACCTGTAGCAATAAGCATGGGAGGAGGTTACTCTCCACAACTTCATATTATTATAGAAGCACACGCCAATACCTTCCGAATTGCAAATAATATCTATTTTTAA
- a CDS encoding CoA-binding protein — protein sequence MKKTVIIGATPNQSRYAYFASQRLTDNGHEIVPLGIKKGKVANGQEIINDQPFIDDVDTVTMYVGPQNQDNWMDYIISLKPKRVIFNPGTENPIFYQKLSEANIYFEEACTLVMLSAQTY from the coding sequence ATGAAAAAAACCGTCATTATCGGAGCCACCCCCAACCAAAGTCGCTATGCCTATTTTGCATCACAAAGACTAACTGATAATGGACATGAAATTGTTCCGCTTGGAATAAAAAAAGGAAAAGTGGCTAATGGTCAGGAAATTATCAACGATCAACCTTTTATAGACGATGTGGATACCGTAACAATGTATGTAGGACCACAAAACCAAGATAATTGGATGGATTACATCATATCATTAAAACCAAAAAGAGTCATTTTTAACCCCGGAACGGAAAACCCAATCTTTTATCAAAAACTTAGTGAAGCAAATATTTACTTTGAAGAAGCATGTACATTAGTCATGTTATCTGCTCAAACGTATTAA